A region of Marnyiella aurantia DNA encodes the following proteins:
- a CDS encoding response regulator produces the protein MYKKRILILEPKIHVSKVLESILKDEGYQCKTRTTTHNLPDLLAEFQPNAILIARQIPPMGVISAIEYIRQSPYGRHAAVIYMTGSGQSIAEATSAGANITLAKPLDLTKFLFTLENFTNLN, from the coding sequence ATGTATAAAAAACGCATTCTGATTCTTGAACCGAAAATACATGTATCCAAAGTATTGGAATCGATTTTAAAGGATGAAGGATATCAATGCAAGACCCGGACTACTACTCACAATCTGCCGGATTTATTGGCAGAATTCCAACCGAATGCAATATTGATAGCCAGACAAATTCCTCCTATGGGAGTGATAAGTGCCATAGAATATATTCGCCAAAGTCCATATGGCAGGCATGCCGCAGTAATTTATATGACAGGTTCGGGTCAATCTATTGCCGAAGCAACATCAGCAGGAGCTAATATCACATTAGCGAAACCACTTGACCTTACCAAGTTTCTGTTTACTTTGGAAAATTTTACAAATTTAAACTGA
- the sucC gene encoding ADP-forming succinate--CoA ligase subunit beta: MNLHEYQSKEILAKYGVNIQRGFIANNVEEAVDAANKLKEMTGGAEGWVVKAQVHAGGRGKGGGVKFSPNVEKLKENAQSIIGMQLVTPQTSAEGKKVNFVLVAEDVYYPGASETKEFYVSILLDRALGKNTVVYSTEGGMDIEHVAEVTPHLIHKEVIDPALGLQGFQARKIAFNLGLSGNAFKEFTKFITSLYNAYVGIDASLFEINPVLKTSDDKIIAVDAKVTLDGNGLFRHKDLEALRDTREEDPTDVEAGDAGLNFVKLDGDVACMVNGAGLAMATMDIIKLSGGNPANFLDVGGTADAERVQKAFGIILKDPNVKAILINIFGGIVRCDRVAQGVVDAYKAMGSLPVPLIVRLQGTNAVEAKQLIDNSGLPVHSAITLEEAANKVKEVLAN, encoded by the coding sequence ATGAATCTTCACGAGTATCAGTCCAAAGAGATTTTAGCAAAATACGGCGTTAACATTCAGCGCGGTTTTATCGCCAATAATGTAGAGGAGGCAGTAGATGCAGCCAACAAATTAAAAGAAATGACCGGAGGTGCCGAAGGTTGGGTGGTAAAAGCGCAGGTTCACGCAGGTGGCCGTGGTAAAGGCGGCGGTGTAAAATTCTCTCCAAACGTTGAAAAACTGAAGGAAAACGCACAGAGCATTATTGGTATGCAGTTGGTTACTCCACAAACTTCCGCAGAAGGTAAGAAAGTGAATTTCGTACTTGTAGCTGAAGATGTATATTATCCTGGAGCATCTGAAACTAAAGAATTTTACGTTTCTATCCTTCTGGACAGAGCATTAGGGAAAAACACGGTAGTATATTCCACAGAAGGTGGTATGGACATCGAGCATGTAGCCGAGGTAACTCCACACCTTATCCATAAAGAAGTGATTGATCCTGCATTGGGTCTTCAGGGTTTTCAGGCACGTAAGATTGCCTTCAACCTTGGACTTAGCGGCAACGCATTCAAAGAATTCACGAAGTTCATCACCAGCCTGTACAACGCCTATGTAGGTATTGATGCTTCACTTTTCGAAATCAACCCTGTTCTTAAGACATCTGACGATAAAATCATTGCTGTTGATGCTAAAGTAACCCTGGACGGTAACGGACTTTTCCGTCACAAAGACCTGGAAGCACTTAGAGATACACGTGAGGAAGATCCAACAGATGTTGAAGCTGGCGATGCCGGACTTAACTTTGTAAAACTTGACGGCGATGTTGCCTGTATGGTAAACGGTGCCGGTCTTGCAATGGCTACCATGGACATCATTAAACTGTCCGGAGGTAATCCTGCGAACTTCCTGGACGTTGGTGGTACAGCTGATGCTGAAAGAGTACAGAAAGCTTTCGGAATCATACTTAAAGATCCAAACGTAAAAGCGATCCTTATCAACATCTTTGGAGGTATCGTACGTTGTGACCGTGTAGCACAGGGTGTTGTAGATGCTTACAAAGCAATGGGCAGCCTTCCGGTTCCGTTGATCGTAAGACTGCAGGGAACCAACGCTGTAGAAGCAAAACAGCTGATTGACAATTCCGGATTACCCGTACATTCTGCAATCACTTTGGAAGAAGCAGCAAACAAGGTAAAAGAAGTTCTGGCAAACTAA
- the pfkA gene encoding 6-phosphofructokinase, with product MTDYKIKKIAVLTSGGDAPGMNAAIRAVVRTSNYFGLECYGIREGFNGLIDGNITKMGPRSVSNIINLGGTILRSARSEDFRTEEGRKKAFEQCQSNGIDALVCIGGDGTFTGAKIFNEEFGIQTIGVPGTIDNDIFGTDTTIGYDTALNTAMDAIDKIRDTATSHNRIFFVEVMGRDAGFIALNSGIATGAVDILIPEQKDSMEELFDTFDKAAKRGKNSSVVVVAEGEKLGNVYDLSEQTKKKYPNYDIRIAVLGHIQRGGSPSCADRVLASRLGYGAVTGLMEGRNNVMAGMRSNKLVFTPIEEAIKKHNTINKDLLKISEILAL from the coding sequence ATGACAGACTATAAAATAAAGAAAATAGCAGTTCTAACCTCCGGTGGCGATGCCCCGGGAATGAACGCAGCCATTCGTGCAGTCGTGCGGACCTCCAACTATTTCGGATTGGAATGCTATGGAATCCGCGAAGGTTTTAACGGACTTATCGACGGAAACATCACCAAAATGGGTCCGCGATCTGTGAGCAATATCATCAACCTCGGCGGCACCATACTGAGATCAGCCAGATCCGAAGACTTCAGGACTGAGGAAGGCAGGAAAAAAGCTTTTGAACAGTGCCAAAGCAACGGCATCGATGCTTTGGTATGCATAGGCGGCGACGGAACCTTTACAGGAGCGAAAATCTTTAACGAAGAATTCGGCATACAGACAATTGGCGTACCGGGAACTATAGATAATGATATTTTTGGCACCGATACGACCATAGGTTACGACACCGCTCTCAACACAGCGATGGATGCTATAGATAAGATTCGCGACACCGCTACCTCACACAACAGGATATTCTTCGTTGAGGTTATGGGACGCGACGCCGGTTTTATCGCCCTGAATTCCGGTATTGCAACCGGTGCGGTAGACATCCTGATTCCTGAGCAGAAAGACAGTATGGAGGAACTTTTCGACACTTTTGACAAAGCTGCCAAACGCGGTAAGAACTCGAGTGTGGTTGTAGTGGCCGAAGGTGAAAAACTTGGAAATGTTTACGACCTGTCCGAGCAGACCAAAAAAAAATACCCCAATTATGATATCCGTATTGCCGTTTTGGGTCATATACAGCGCGGCGGATCACCAAGCTGCGCCGACCGTGTGCTGGCCAGCCGCCTGGGCTATGGTGCAGTAACAGGACTTATGGAAGGACGTAACAATGTAATGGCCGGCATGAGATCCAACAAACTGGTCTTCACCCCAATTGAAGAAGCTATTAAAAAACACAATACCATTAACAAGGACCTGCTTAAGATATCAGAAATCCTGGCACTTTAG
- the gap gene encoding type I glyceraldehyde-3-phosphate dehydrogenase, translated as MSTIKVGINGFGRIGRLVFRAMTERDNIEVVGINDLIDAEYMAYMLKYDSVHGEFKGDVSTEGNDLIVNGKKIRVTAEKDPNNLKWNEIGAEYIVESTGLFLSKDSAQAHINAGAKKVILSAPSKDDTPMFVMGVNHMDLTDDIKIFSNASCTTNCLAPLAKVMHDNFGIVEGLMTTVHATTATQKTVDGPSVKDWRGGRSALNNIIPSSTGAAKAVGKVIPELNGKLTGMSFRVPTADVSVVDLTVRLEKATSYEEICAAMKKASEGELKGILGYTEDAVVSQDFVGEKRTSVFDKDAGIMLSPNFVKVVSWYDNEMGYSNKLVDMLAHSASL; from the coding sequence ATGTCAACAATCAAAGTAGGAATCAACGGATTCGGTAGAATTGGCCGTCTGGTCTTCAGAGCAATGACCGAAAGAGACAACATCGAAGTTGTAGGGATCAATGACCTTATCGATGCTGAGTATATGGCGTATATGCTGAAGTATGATTCTGTACACGGCGAGTTTAAAGGTGACGTTTCCACAGAAGGAAATGACCTTATCGTAAACGGTAAAAAAATCCGAGTAACTGCTGAAAAAGACCCTAACAACCTGAAGTGGAATGAAATCGGTGCTGAATATATCGTTGAATCTACAGGTTTGTTCCTTAGCAAAGACTCTGCACAGGCTCACATCAATGCGGGTGCAAAGAAAGTAATCCTTTCCGCTCCATCTAAAGACGACACGCCGATGTTCGTAATGGGTGTAAACCACATGGACCTTACAGATGATATTAAAATCTTCTCCAATGCTTCCTGTACTACCAACTGTCTTGCGCCACTTGCGAAAGTAATGCATGACAACTTCGGTATTGTTGAAGGTCTTATGACAACTGTTCATGCTACCACTGCAACGCAGAAAACTGTAGACGGACCTTCTGTTAAAGACTGGAGAGGCGGACGTTCTGCACTTAACAACATTATCCCATCCTCTACAGGTGCTGCAAAAGCCGTAGGAAAAGTAATTCCTGAACTGAACGGTAAACTTACAGGTATGTCCTTCCGTGTACCAACGGCCGACGTTTCCGTAGTTGACCTTACAGTGAGACTGGAAAAAGCTACTTCTTACGAAGAGATCTGTGCAGCAATGAAAAAAGCTTCTGAAGGTGAACTCAAAGGAATCCTAGGTTATACTGAAGATGCAGTGGTATCTCAGGATTTCGTAGGCGAAAAGAGAACCTCTGTATTCGACAAGGATGCCGGAATCATGCTTTCTCCAAACTTCGTGAAAGTAGTTTCCTGGTATGACAACGAAATGGGCTACTCCAACAAACTGGTAGATATGCTTGCACACTCAGCTTCTTTGTAA
- a CDS encoding DEAD/DEAH box helicase — translation MSFESLGLSHNIIKSVRKLGFLKPFLIQEQTVPVILSGKDLMGIAQTGSGKTACFVMPILDKLQNEEVKKDRNIQVLVLAPTRELVIQIDEVFRAFTDNLKREIRTMAVYGGVSINPQMKGMFGVEVLVATPGRLLDLIDNKALSISQISHLVIDEADKMFQLGFEEEMNRLFSMMPATKQTVLFSATLNDKVEEIKSRLTIDPVVVEIKQNEVDLDKITQIAYHVTAETKGPFLRYLIKEQDIKQALVFASSSRSADHLAEKLKKNNIPATAVHGKKSQGSRSGNLQDFKEGETRILVATDLIGRGIHIESLEVVINYELPRSPLDYVHRIGRTGRANESGTAITLVTDDDLPHFRVIQKKMGKRIEMKRTDGINLHGY, via the coding sequence ATGTCTTTTGAATCTTTGGGCTTATCGCACAACATCATAAAATCAGTCAGAAAGTTGGGTTTTCTAAAACCCTTCCTCATACAGGAACAAACGGTTCCTGTTATTTTGTCGGGTAAAGACCTCATGGGAATCGCACAGACAGGTTCCGGAAAAACGGCTTGTTTTGTCATGCCTATTTTGGATAAGTTACAGAATGAAGAGGTAAAGAAAGACCGCAATATTCAGGTGCTGGTATTGGCTCCAACGCGTGAGCTGGTGATTCAGATTGATGAGGTTTTCAGAGCGTTTACTGATAATTTAAAGCGGGAAATCAGAACAATGGCAGTTTATGGCGGTGTTTCCATCAATCCACAAATGAAAGGGATGTTTGGGGTGGAAGTTTTGGTGGCAACTCCGGGACGACTGCTGGACCTGATTGATAACAAAGCTTTAAGCATTTCACAAATTTCCCATTTGGTCATTGATGAAGCCGACAAGATGTTCCAACTGGGCTTTGAAGAAGAAATGAACAGACTTTTTTCAATGATGCCTGCCACAAAGCAAACGGTGCTGTTTTCAGCAACATTGAACGATAAGGTTGAAGAAATTAAAAGCCGTTTAACAATTGATCCGGTAGTGGTTGAAATTAAACAGAACGAAGTTGACCTCGATAAAATTACCCAGATTGCGTACCATGTGACTGCGGAAACTAAGGGTCCTTTTTTAAGGTATCTGATCAAGGAACAGGATATTAAACAGGCCTTGGTCTTCGCGTCATCTTCAAGGTCTGCCGATCATCTTGCAGAAAAACTCAAGAAGAATAATATTCCGGCTACGGCAGTTCACGGGAAAAAATCCCAGGGCTCAAGGTCGGGAAATCTCCAGGATTTTAAGGAGGGTGAAACCCGGATTTTGGTGGCAACCGATCTTATTGGACGTGGGATTCACATTGAATCACTGGAGGTCGTTATCAATTACGAATTGCCGCGGTCGCCGCTGGATTATGTTCACCGGATTGGCAGGACGGGACGTGCAAACGAGTCGGGAACTGCCATAACGCTGGTGACGGATGACGATCTTCCGCATTTCCGTGTGATCCAGAAAAAGATGGGGAAAAGAATTGAAATGAAACGCACAGACGGTATCAACCTGCACGGTTACTGA
- a CDS encoding oxygenase MpaB family protein has translation MKARPRFYSAPHFKTFWEEGNGKDLLDWSRATPDMNQFNQYAHLYHEVDSLGDAAVQETYLKLPYHEASALVEKYSASPVSPAEEAPANLKQLFLQMQEVPEWFNADLANAGARFCMRTGTNGLIILRDFTLMGGYDFAFLNKPLVFTGALKRGAVKRLKDTLEFWVNVTRENAMQTNSEAYRLIVRTRLLHAYARLKIRQKSDDWDYENWGTPINMWDMVATYTGFSLVFMQGLRKLGITISDDEEKGVFHLWKYIGYLLGIPADYMPDDKKDAVERFYLWTATQGAGDKDSAYLAKALLDENLESTILRYDFQRKNLRYLHICCNWYLLDEDINERLHIPKVPLPNVFPSIIRSANALTQKIFPLHRPKSYRKLVDLGHKQQMKVLDDYLTYTPKDFHY, from the coding sequence ATGAAGGCACGACCTCGATTTTACAGCGCACCGCATTTCAAAACTTTCTGGGAAGAAGGCAACGGGAAAGACCTCCTGGACTGGTCCCGCGCAACGCCCGATATGAACCAATTTAATCAATACGCCCATCTCTACCATGAAGTGGATTCCCTTGGAGACGCCGCGGTGCAGGAAACCTATCTTAAGCTGCCCTATCACGAAGCCTCGGCGCTGGTGGAAAAATATTCAGCATCACCGGTTTCTCCGGCTGAGGAAGCACCGGCTAACCTTAAGCAGCTGTTTCTACAGATGCAGGAAGTTCCGGAATGGTTTAACGCGGATTTGGCGAATGCCGGCGCACGGTTCTGTATGCGCACGGGAACCAACGGGCTTATCATCTTACGGGATTTCACGCTTATGGGCGGGTACGATTTCGCTTTCCTCAACAAACCTTTGGTATTTACGGGTGCACTGAAACGCGGTGCAGTAAAACGCTTAAAGGACACCCTGGAATTTTGGGTTAATGTAACGCGGGAAAATGCGATGCAAACAAATTCGGAGGCATACAGACTCATTGTAAGAACACGGCTGCTGCACGCTTATGCACGGCTGAAGATCCGCCAGAAAAGTGACGACTGGGATTATGAAAACTGGGGCACGCCGATTAATATGTGGGATATGGTGGCTACCTATACAGGCTTCAGTCTTGTATTTATGCAGGGTTTAAGAAAGTTGGGCATCACCATAAGCGACGACGAGGAAAAGGGTGTTTTCCATCTCTGGAAATATATTGGGTACCTGTTGGGCATTCCGGCGGATTATATGCCGGATGACAAGAAAGATGCTGTGGAGCGCTTTTATCTTTGGACAGCTACTCAGGGTGCCGGCGATAAAGATTCGGCCTATCTGGCGAAAGCGCTTTTGGATGAAAATCTGGAATCTACCATTCTCAGATATGATTTCCAGCGTAAGAATCTGCGCTATCTGCACATCTGCTGTAACTGGTATTTACTGGACGAAGATATTAACGAAAGACTTCATATTCCTAAAGTTCCCCTGCCGAATGTTTTCCCTTCAATAATAAGAAGTGCAAATGCCCTTACCCAAAAAATATTCCCTCTCCACAGACCAAAAAGCTACCGGAAACTGGTGGATCTGGGCCATAAACAACAGATGAAAGTGCTTGATGATTACCTGACATATACGCCTAAAGATTTTCACTATTAA
- the recA gene encoding recombinase RecA: MSSIEDKKKALSLVLDKLDKTYGKGTVMTLGDASVDDSIEVIPSGSLGLDLALGVGGYPRGRVIEIYGPESSGKTTLTLHAIAEAQKAGGIAAFIDAEHAFDRHYASKLGINLDDLIISQPDNGEQALEIADNLIRSGAIDIVVIDSVAALTPKAEIEGEMGDSKMGLHARLMSQALRKLTATISRTKCTVIFINQLREKIGVMFGNPETTTGGNALKFYASVRIDIRKASAPIKTGDEAVGSRVKVKIVKNKVAPPFKMAEFDIMYGEGVSKVGEILDMAVETGIVKKSGSWFSYDETKLGQGRDAVRDMLKDNPELAEELEAKIKEEIKNK; the protein is encoded by the coding sequence ATGAGCAGCATAGAAGATAAGAAAAAAGCACTCTCATTAGTGCTGGATAAATTAGATAAAACATACGGAAAAGGCACCGTAATGACTCTGGGTGACGCATCTGTGGATGATTCCATTGAGGTAATTCCTTCAGGTTCACTGGGTCTGGATCTGGCATTAGGTGTAGGCGGTTATCCGCGTGGCAGGGTAATCGAGATCTATGGTCCGGAATCATCGGGTAAGACTACCCTGACGCTTCATGCCATCGCAGAAGCTCAAAAGGCAGGCGGTATTGCAGCGTTTATCGATGCCGAGCATGCCTTCGACAGGCATTATGCTTCCAAGCTTGGTATCAACCTGGACGACCTTATTATTTCTCAGCCGGACAACGGTGAGCAGGCACTTGAAATCGCCGACAACCTGATCCGTTCAGGCGCGATTGACATTGTAGTTATTGACTCTGTGGCAGCATTGACTCCTAAAGCTGAAATTGAAGGCGAAATGGGTGACTCCAAGATGGGTCTGCACGCACGTCTGATGTCTCAGGCTTTACGTAAACTTACAGCTACGATTTCCCGTACAAAATGTACGGTAATTTTCATTAATCAGCTGAGAGAAAAAATCGGTGTAATGTTCGGAAATCCCGAAACTACTACCGGTGGTAACGCCCTTAAGTTTTATGCATCCGTACGGATCGACATCAGAAAGGCCAGCGCACCAATCAAGACCGGTGACGAAGCTGTAGGAAGCCGTGTAAAGGTGAAGATTGTCAAAAACAAAGTAGCACCTCCGTTCAAGATGGCAGAATTCGACATTATGTATGGCGAAGGTGTTTCCAAAGTGGGAGAAATCCTGGACATGGCTGTGGAAACCGGAATCGTTAAGAAAAGCGGATCATGGTTCAGTTATGACGAAACAAAACTTGGTCAGGGCCGTGATGCGGTTCGCGATATGCTGAAGGACAATCCGGAACTTGCGGAAGAACTGGAAGCAAAAATCAAAGAGGAGATTAAAAACAAATAA
- the htpG gene encoding molecular chaperone HtpG, with amino-acid sequence MTKGNINVSVDNIFPLIKKFLYSDHEIFLRELISNATDATLKLKHLINIGDAKTEYGNPTIEVRIDKENKKLHITDQGLGMTAEEVEKYINQVAFSGAEEFLEKYKDSAKDSGIIGHFGLGFYSAFMVAEKVEILTKSYKEGESGVRWTCDGSPEFTLEETSEKTDRGTEIILHIAEDSTEFLEESRIRELLLKYNKFMPVPIKFGTRTETLPLPDDAAEDAKPETQEVDNIINNPTPAWTKAPAELKDEDYKNFYRELYPMQFEDPLFHIHLNVDYPFNLTGILFFPKLANNLNIEKDKIQLYQNQVFVTDEVKGIVPDFLMLLRGVIDSPDIPLNVSRSYLQADGAVKKISSYITKKVGDKMASLINENREDYESKWNDIKVVIEYGMISEDKFYDKSDKFALYPNVEGKYFLWNELEEKIKANQTDKDGNLIILYTSNEHDQHSYVQAAEDKGYEVLLLDSPIVPHLIQKLESSKEKIRFARVDADHINNLIKKDEPVISKLNETEKETLKNTVEEGISDSKFTVQLEDMESTDAPFIITQPEFMRRMKDMQATGGGGMFGMGGFPEMYNLVVNTNSELAGKLLTAEDADEKNAQIKHALDLAKLSQNLLKGKELTEFIQRSYKELAK; translated from the coding sequence ATGACTAAAGGAAATATCAATGTGTCGGTGGACAATATTTTCCCACTGATAAAAAAGTTTCTCTACAGTGACCACGAAATATTCCTGCGTGAGCTCATTTCCAACGCTACGGATGCAACATTGAAACTGAAGCACCTGATCAACATTGGTGATGCGAAAACAGAATATGGCAATCCTACTATTGAAGTAAGGATAGATAAAGAAAATAAAAAGCTCCACATCACTGACCAGGGTCTGGGAATGACCGCTGAGGAGGTTGAAAAATACATTAACCAGGTAGCATTTTCAGGTGCCGAGGAGTTCCTGGAGAAATATAAAGACTCTGCCAAAGATTCTGGTATCATCGGTCACTTTGGACTTGGATTTTACTCTGCATTTATGGTTGCTGAAAAAGTAGAGATACTTACAAAATCCTATAAAGAAGGAGAATCTGGCGTTAGATGGACCTGCGACGGCAGCCCGGAATTTACTTTGGAAGAAACTTCTGAAAAAACCGACCGCGGTACCGAAATCATCCTTCATATAGCCGAAGATTCCACAGAATTCCTGGAGGAATCCAGAATCCGTGAACTGCTTCTGAAATACAACAAGTTCATGCCTGTTCCGATTAAGTTCGGGACCAGAACAGAAACCCTTCCTTTGCCCGATGATGCAGCTGAAGATGCAAAGCCGGAAACTCAGGAGGTAGATAATATCATCAACAATCCTACTCCTGCCTGGACTAAAGCACCAGCGGAACTGAAGGACGAAGACTATAAGAATTTCTACCGCGAACTGTACCCGATGCAGTTTGAAGACCCACTCTTCCATATTCACCTGAATGTTGATTATCCTTTCAACCTTACCGGTATCCTGTTCTTCCCGAAACTGGCCAACAACCTGAATATCGAAAAAGATAAGATCCAGCTTTATCAGAATCAGGTATTTGTAACTGACGAGGTGAAAGGCATTGTTCCCGACTTCCTGATGTTGCTGCGAGGGGTAATAGACTCCCCGGACATTCCGCTGAATGTTTCCCGTTCTTACCTGCAGGCAGATGGTGCCGTGAAGAAAATCTCATCCTATATCACGAAGAAAGTTGGGGATAAGATGGCTTCGCTTATCAACGAAAACCGCGAAGATTACGAGTCCAAATGGAACGACATCAAAGTAGTCATTGAATATGGAATGATTTCCGAGGACAAATTCTACGACAAATCAGACAAATTTGCGCTGTATCCGAATGTAGAAGGCAAATATTTCCTTTGGAATGAACTTGAAGAAAAGATCAAGGCCAACCAGACCGATAAGGACGGCAATCTGATTATTCTGTACACGAGCAATGAACATGACCAGCACAGTTACGTTCAGGCAGCAGAGGATAAAGGGTATGAGGTTCTATTACTGGACTCTCCTATAGTACCGCACCTAATCCAGAAACTGGAATCATCGAAAGAAAAAATCCGTTTTGCACGGGTTGATGCAGACCACATCAACAATCTGATCAAGAAAGACGAGCCGGTAATTTCAAAACTGAACGAAACTGAAAAGGAAACACTCAAAAACACCGTTGAAGAAGGCATTTCAGACTCCAAATTTACCGTACAGCTGGAGGATATGGAAAGTACCGATGCGCCATTCATCATCACTCAACCGGAATTTATGCGCCGTATGAAAGACATGCAGGCTACAGGTGGTGGCGGTATGTTCGGTATGGGCGGCTTCCCGGAAATGTATAACTTGGTGGTGAATACCAACAGCGAACTTGCGGGTAAACTGTTAACTGCCGAAGACGCTGACGAAAAAAATGCGCAGATCAAACACGCTTTAGACTTGGCAAAACTGTCGCAGAATCTGCTGAAAGGCAAGGAACTCACTGAGTTTATTCAGAGAAGCTATAAGGAACTGGCGAAATAA
- a CDS encoding MGMT family protein encodes MDETFRQQVFEIIRLIPLGRVTSYGAVARAVGYPNHARHVGNALRHYDEDFPAHRVCNSSGQITAGCLAEFSDKLAAEGIEVVGNRIKDFRKVFWNPIEEL; translated from the coding sequence ATGGATGAGACTTTCCGTCAGCAGGTTTTTGAAATAATCCGGCTTATTCCGCTGGGTCGGGTAACCAGTTACGGAGCCGTAGCCAGGGCAGTTGGGTATCCAAACCATGCCAGGCATGTAGGCAACGCACTTCGGCATTATGATGAAGATTTTCCGGCGCACCGTGTCTGCAATTCTTCTGGTCAGATCACGGCCGGCTGTTTAGCGGAATTTTCGGATAAGCTTGCTGCGGAAGGCATTGAGGTAGTGGGTAACAGGATTAAGGATTTCAGGAAGGTATTTTGGAATCCGATAGAAGAATTATAA